A genomic region of Mesobacillus jeotgali contains the following coding sequences:
- a CDS encoding thiamine pyrophosphate-dependent enzyme — protein MTMKTVFEKTTGLTDNQTHYCPGCTHGIIHRMVGEVLEEMGILEDTVGVASVGCSVLSYEYFNCDMTQAAHGRAPAVATGIKRVLPDRFVFTYQGDGDLASIGIAEAVHAAARGENITVIFVNNAIYGMTGGQMAPTTLVGQKTATTPFGRNASIQGLPIRVSEMLSTLDGTAYIERVSTHDVPNIIKTKKAIRKAFETQKQGKGFSMVEVLSSCPTNWGLDPNESLDWIKDHMVPAYPLGVYKDVPKEADR, from the coding sequence ATGACAATGAAAACAGTATTCGAGAAAACAACTGGATTGACTGATAACCAGACGCACTATTGTCCTGGCTGTACGCACGGTATCATCCACAGGATGGTCGGCGAAGTGCTTGAGGAAATGGGGATTCTTGAAGATACAGTTGGAGTCGCTTCTGTCGGATGCTCTGTGCTGTCCTATGAATATTTCAATTGTGATATGACCCAGGCAGCGCATGGCAGGGCACCTGCTGTGGCTACTGGAATCAAGCGTGTCCTGCCTGACAGATTTGTTTTTACCTACCAGGGTGATGGAGACCTTGCCTCGATTGGGATTGCCGAGGCTGTCCATGCCGCTGCAAGAGGTGAAAACATTACGGTTATCTTTGTGAATAATGCGATTTATGGAATGACCGGAGGACAAATGGCGCCGACTACATTGGTTGGCCAGAAAACAGCTACAACGCCTTTTGGAAGGAATGCCAGCATTCAGGGGCTGCCAATCCGTGTGAGTGAGATGCTTTCAACTCTTGATGGCACAGCTTACATTGAACGAGTTTCGACCCATGATGTTCCAAATATCATCAAGACAAAGAAGGCAATCCGGAAAGCGTTTGAAACACAAAAGCAAGGCAAAGGGTTCTCCATGGTCGAGGTCCTGTCCAGTTGTCCGACGAACTGGGGTCTAGATCCAAATGAATCTCTCGATTGGATTAAAGACCACATGGTACCTGCCTATCCTCTTGGCGTGTATAAGGATGTACCAAAGGAGGCTGATAGGTGA
- a CDS encoding 2-oxoacid:acceptor oxidoreductase family protein, producing the protein MEEILIAGFGGQGVMSMGQLIAYAGMNEGKFVSWLPSYGPEQRGGTANCAVVVSEEQVGSPLVSRPSTAIVLNNPSYEKFEPMVRAGGLLVVNSSLISKVSERTDIKILNIKATDQANELGNPKVANMVLLGAFLEETGILSDESILEALKKVLSPEKHSLIEINRRALELGRSVANIATT; encoded by the coding sequence ATGGAGGAAATCTTGATAGCGGGGTTTGGAGGCCAGGGGGTCATGTCGATGGGCCAGTTGATCGCCTATGCCGGGATGAATGAAGGGAAGTTTGTATCATGGCTGCCATCCTACGGACCAGAGCAACGCGGTGGTACCGCCAACTGTGCAGTCGTTGTCAGTGAAGAACAAGTAGGTTCACCACTTGTTTCAAGGCCTTCGACAGCGATTGTCCTTAATAACCCGTCATATGAAAAATTCGAACCGATGGTGAGGGCTGGTGGTCTACTAGTTGTTAATTCATCATTAATTTCAAAAGTATCGGAAAGAACCGATATAAAAATTTTAAATATCAAAGCTACCGACCAGGCAAACGAGCTCGGCAACCCGAAAGTCGCAAACATGGTCCTGCTTGGGGCATTCCTTGAGGAAACAGGAATACTGTCCGATGAGTCTATTTTGGAAGCTTTGAAAAAAGTACTTTCTCCGGAAAAACACTCTTTAATAGAAATCAATCGCCGGGCACTTGAACTCGGCCGGTCCGTGGCCAACATCGCGACAACGTAA
- a CDS encoding D-glycero-alpha-D-manno-heptose-1,7-bisphosphate 7-phosphatase, whose protein sequence is MRKAIFLDRDGVLNEVLSDRVKFVNTPEDLYLLEGAAEAVAHLSKAGYEIFVVTNQGGVGLGFLKEKRLQEIHDHMIEMIKEHGGHIKEVAYCPHKPKAGCECRKPNAGMLIDLASRHDIELTGSVMVGDHERDIEAGKKAGCKTVFIGTDETSADKQAPTLRAAVPFILELLG, encoded by the coding sequence ATGAGGAAAGCAATATTTTTGGACAGGGACGGGGTTCTCAATGAAGTTTTATCTGACCGTGTAAAATTCGTTAACACTCCTGAAGATCTTTATCTCCTTGAGGGTGCAGCAGAAGCAGTCGCACACTTGAGCAAGGCTGGCTATGAAATTTTTGTAGTCACCAATCAGGGAGGAGTCGGACTTGGATTCCTGAAGGAAAAGCGGCTGCAAGAAATCCACGACCACATGATAGAGATGATCAAGGAACATGGCGGCCATATCAAGGAGGTTGCCTATTGCCCTCACAAACCAAAGGCAGGCTGCGAATGTCGCAAACCAAATGCCGGAATGCTGATTGACCTTGCCAGCAGGCACGATATTGAATTGACAGGAAGTGTCATGGTTGGGGATCACGAGCGCGATATCGAAGCCGGTAAAAAAGCAGGCTGCAAAACTGTCTTTATAGGAACCGATGAAACAAGTGCTGATAAGCAGGCCCCTACACTCAGGGCAGCCGTTCCATTCATTTTAGAGCTTCTGGGATAG